The Heliomicrobium gestii genome includes a region encoding these proteins:
- a CDS encoding energy-coupling factor ABC transporter permease, producing MHMADALISPVVGGTLWAAAAGAAAYSMKKVQNNIDEKIIPMMGVMGAFVFAAQMINFSIPGTGSSGHIGGGMLLSIMLGPYAGFLTMASILLIQALFFADGGLLAYGCNLINMGAFSCFVAYPLLYKAILRKGLTANRMLVASIASVVVGLQLGAFSVVLETILSGKTELPFNTFLLLMQPIHLAIGIVEGLVTAAIVTFVWKSRPEILELAITGQSYGDLSLRKVLQGLAVSAVIVGGLLSWFASANPDGLEWSMEKTAGTTELEASDDVHNAFAVLQKKTAFLPDYDFKRAESEPSETTAAKSEIIDNPAVKSGDTGSTASGASLLNASESGATEATETAEASWPNVNAGTSVSGIVGGLLTLALSALIGFLIHLSKRQQRKVNA from the coding sequence ATGCATATGGCCGACGCGCTCATCTCTCCCGTCGTGGGGGGGACCCTCTGGGCTGCTGCCGCTGGAGCTGCGGCCTACTCGATGAAAAAAGTCCAGAACAACATCGATGAAAAGATCATCCCCATGATGGGGGTGATGGGGGCTTTTGTCTTTGCCGCGCAGATGATCAACTTTTCGATCCCCGGCACCGGTTCGAGCGGTCACATCGGCGGCGGCATGCTGCTGTCGATCATGCTGGGACCTTATGCCGGTTTTCTGACGATGGCTTCTATATTATTGATTCAGGCGTTGTTTTTTGCGGACGGCGGTCTGCTCGCCTATGGATGCAACCTGATCAATATGGGCGCATTCAGTTGTTTTGTCGCCTACCCATTGCTGTATAAAGCCATCCTAAGAAAGGGACTGACGGCCAACCGCATGCTTGTGGCCTCGATTGCATCTGTTGTCGTCGGTCTTCAACTGGGCGCCTTCAGCGTGGTTTTGGAGACGATCTTATCGGGCAAGACAGAACTGCCCTTTAACACCTTCCTGTTGTTGATGCAGCCGATCCACCTGGCCATCGGCATCGTGGAAGGTCTGGTGACGGCGGCCATCGTGACCTTTGTCTGGAAAAGCCGCCCGGAGATCCTGGAGCTGGCAATCACCGGTCAAAGCTATGGCGATCTTTCGTTGCGCAAGGTGTTGCAGGGACTGGCCGTTTCCGCTGTGATCGTCGGTGGCCTGCTGTCCTGGTTTGCGTCGGCAAATCCGGACGGACTGGAATGGTCGATGGAGAAGACAGCGGGAACGACGGAATTGGAAGCTTCCGATGATGTGCACAATGCCTTTGCCGTGCTCCAAAAAAAGACGGCCTTTTTACCTGATTACGACTTCAAAAGAGCCGAGTCAGAGCCCTCAGAAACAACTGCGGCAAAATCGGAAATAATAGATAACCCGGCAGTAAAATCGGGTGACACCGGTTCCACTGCGTCCGGCGCCTCCCTTTTGAACGCTTCCGAGTCAGGCGCGACGGAGGCAACCGAGACGGCGGAAGCGTCCTGGCCGAATGTCAATGCGGGAACGTCCGTGTCCGGCATCGTCGGCGGCCTGCTGACGCTGGCCCTGTCCGCCTTGATCGGATTTTTGATCCATCTGTCGAAACGACAGCAACGAAAGGTCAACGCCTGA
- the cbiQ gene encoding cobalt ECF transporter T component CbiQ — translation MWNMADSLLSMRHLDDLARRQTSIHRLHPVAKLVTTVMYLAVVTSFDSRAIGALLPLALFPVVLMALAELPPDAIVKRLLFVEAFVVTIGILSPLLNREVVTVGGMTLSAGWLVFVSLLLKSALTVTATLILIATTGMDRIAVALRLLKAPKLFVLQLMLTYRYISVLMEEVQRTVMAYSLRAPEQRGVHWTAWGSLAGQLLLRTVDRAQRVYEAMRLRGFDGDFQAGEAAMKVKASDYGFTAGWVAFFLAARFVNLSAWLGSLITGVLR, via the coding sequence ATGTGGAATATGGCCGATTCACTCCTCAGCATGAGACATCTGGACGATCTGGCGCGACGCCAGACCTCTATCCATAGGCTGCACCCGGTCGCGAAACTCGTAACCACAGTTATGTACTTAGCTGTGGTTACTTCTTTTGACAGCCGGGCGATCGGGGCGCTGCTGCCGCTGGCGCTTTTTCCTGTCGTGCTGATGGCCCTTGCCGAGTTGCCGCCCGATGCCATCGTGAAGCGCCTCTTGTTTGTAGAGGCTTTTGTGGTCACCATTGGCATCTTGAGCCCCTTGCTTAACCGGGAGGTCGTCACGGTAGGCGGAATGACCCTTTCAGCGGGATGGCTCGTTTTTGTTTCGCTTCTTCTTAAATCGGCCCTGACGGTGACGGCCACGCTTATCTTGATCGCGACGACGGGGATGGACCGCATCGCTGTCGCATTGCGCCTGCTCAAGGCGCCGAAGCTGTTCGTGCTGCAGTTGATGCTGACCTACCGGTATATTTCCGTGCTGATGGAAGAGGTGCAGCGCACCGTCATGGCTTACTCGCTGCGGGCGCCCGAGCAAAGGGGCGTCCATTGGACTGCCTGGGGATCCCTGGCGGGGCAACTGTTGCTGCGGACGGTGGACAGGGCCCAGCGCGTCTATGAGGCCATGCGGCTGCGCGGCTTTGACGGCGATTTTCAGGCCGGAGAGGCGGCGATGAAGGTCAAGGCGAGCGATTACGGCTTTACCGCCGGTTGGGTCGCCTTTTTCCTGGCGGCCCGCTTCGTAAACCTGTCGGCGTGGCTCGGTTCTTTGATTACGGGGGTGCTGCGATGA
- a CDS encoding thiamine pyrophosphate-binding protein translates to MQSTVAALLWRAVAEWGIERVYGVAGDAIFPLLDALGRTQSLRYIGAVSETGAAFMAGGEARATGRPGLCIATAGPGAANLVNAVADAYRDEIPLLVITGQVETGKVATAAKQYIDQQQLFAPITAMTVTLTRPESAIDILKAAMEKAIGDRVPCQITIPKDIQSSPAPEIVAIPALGAPQLPKMQGDIDQVADLLNQCKRPLVIVGRRALPFRDELLQLTEALGAGIIPGQGARAIVPATDKRFLGGLGEAHIPEPLARADLILLIGASPFEHKFIPAHIAVAQIDTHPKWLAHELRPCSLTGDVAAILPMLVEKAQQDRPDSAWIGEIEQAHDALLAMIAPVGQENSPKGSSEPIDPPQVISLLNDRVPPDAIIAVDTGEFMHWFDRGFLPKRQQVILSENWRSIGAALPYAIGAQAAEPGKRVVVLTGDGGLPLTLTEIVTAVRHQLPVVVLVFHDRRYALEADRMEKAGLKPLGTDLAPLDFAAVAIACGAEGFRVSESSQLPAALATAMTREKPVVVDIEMGSARPLFL, encoded by the coding sequence GTGCAATCTACCGTCGCCGCTCTGCTTTGGCGGGCTGTTGCGGAGTGGGGGATCGAGCGCGTGTACGGGGTGGCTGGCGACGCGATTTTTCCCTTGCTCGACGCCTTGGGCAGAACCCAATCGCTGCGCTATATCGGCGCGGTCAGTGAAACGGGGGCCGCCTTCATGGCCGGCGGCGAAGCCAGGGCAACAGGCCGGCCCGGTCTGTGTATCGCCACTGCCGGACCGGGAGCGGCGAATCTCGTCAACGCCGTGGCGGACGCCTACCGGGACGAGATCCCCCTTTTGGTCATCACCGGACAGGTGGAGACAGGGAAGGTGGCGACCGCCGCCAAGCAGTATATCGATCAGCAGCAACTCTTCGCCCCGATCACGGCGATGACCGTCACGCTCACCCGGCCGGAATCGGCGATCGATATACTCAAAGCCGCCATGGAAAAGGCGATCGGCGACAGAGTTCCTTGCCAGATCACGATCCCCAAAGACATCCAAAGCAGCCCGGCTCCGGAAATCGTCGCCATCCCTGCCCTGGGCGCGCCGCAGCTCCCGAAGATGCAGGGAGACATCGACCAAGTGGCAGACCTGCTGAACCAGTGCAAGCGTCCGCTGGTCATCGTCGGACGAAGGGCACTCCCCTTTCGCGATGAACTCCTGCAATTGACAGAAGCGCTGGGCGCCGGGATCATTCCCGGTCAAGGCGCCCGTGCCATCGTCCCGGCGACGGATAAAAGGTTCCTCGGCGGATTGGGGGAGGCCCACATCCCGGAACCCCTCGCGCGGGCCGATCTGATCCTGCTGATCGGCGCAAGCCCCTTTGAACACAAATTCATCCCCGCCCACATCGCTGTGGCGCAAATCGACACCCATCCCAAATGGTTGGCCCATGAGCTCCGCCCCTGTTCCCTCACGGGCGATGTGGCCGCAATTTTGCCCATGTTGGTGGAGAAGGCTCAACAGGACCGGCCGGATTCAGCGTGGATCGGGGAAATAGAACAAGCCCATGACGCGCTCTTGGCCATGATTGCGCCGGTGGGTCAAGAGAACAGCCCCAAGGGCTCGAGCGAACCGATCGATCCGCCACAGGTCATCTCCCTGTTGAATGATCGAGTGCCCCCTGACGCGATCATCGCTGTCGATACTGGTGAATTCATGCACTGGTTTGACCGGGGTTTTCTGCCGAAAAGGCAACAGGTGATCCTGTCAGAGAACTGGCGGTCCATTGGCGCCGCATTGCCCTACGCCATCGGGGCGCAAGCGGCCGAGCCGGGAAAGAGAGTCGTTGTGCTCACAGGTGATGGCGGCTTGCCGCTGACCCTTACGGAAATCGTCACGGCGGTGCGGCATCAACTCCCGGTGGTCGTCCTCGTGTTTCATGACCGAAGGTATGCTTTAGAAGCGGATCGCATGGAAAAGGCGGGGTTGAAGCCGCTGGGAACAGACCTCGCCCCACTCGATTTTGCGGCGGTGGCCATCGCCTGTGGCGCTGAAGGGTTCAGGGTGAGTGAAAGCTCGCAGCTGCCTGCAGCCTTGGCCACGGCAATGACGCGGGAAAAGCCCGTCGTCGTCGATATCGAAATGGGTTCCGCGCGCCCCCTGTTTTTATAG
- a CDS encoding energy-coupling factor ABC transporter ATP-binding protein, protein MSGGKLEVNNLRYTYPDGHPAIKGLSFHVTPGESVAIIGGNGAGKTTLLLLMMGLLWPSSGEIVVDGIAVTKKTLPQIRQRMGMVFQDPDDQLFMTTVYDDVAFGPRNSKLDEQAVEKRVEAALAAVGIAHLKDRAPFKLSGGEKRAAAIASVLSMGPDILVMDEPTSALDPKSRRRFMELLRSFPHTKIITSHDLDMVLENCDRTIVIQQGEIIADGPTKTILLDAELMELSGLEQPLTVQACPNCGGLGRVSGSDGKD, encoded by the coding sequence ATGAGCGGTGGCAAACTGGAAGTCAACAACCTGCGTTATACCTATCCCGACGGCCACCCGGCGATCAAGGGGCTGTCCTTTCACGTCACGCCGGGTGAGTCGGTGGCCATCATCGGTGGTAACGGCGCCGGCAAGACAACGCTGTTGTTGCTGATGATGGGGCTGCTTTGGCCTTCGAGCGGGGAGATCGTCGTGGACGGCATCGCCGTGACAAAAAAGACCTTGCCCCAGATCCGGCAACGGATGGGCATGGTCTTTCAGGATCCCGACGATCAGTTGTTCATGACCACCGTCTATGATGACGTGGCTTTTGGCCCGCGCAACAGCAAGCTGGATGAACAAGCGGTGGAGAAGCGGGTCGAGGCGGCCTTGGCGGCCGTCGGGATCGCTCACCTGAAGGATCGGGCGCCCTTTAAGCTCTCCGGCGGGGAGAAGCGCGCCGCCGCCATTGCCTCTGTCTTGTCCATGGGGCCGGACATCCTCGTCATGGACGAGCCCACGTCGGCATTGGATCCGAAATCGCGCAGGCGGTTTATGGAATTGCTGCGCAGCTTTCCCCATACGAAAATCATCACCAGCCATGATCTGGACATGGTCTTGGAGAACTGCGATCGGACGATCGTCATCCAACAGGGCGAGATCATCGCCGACGGACCGACGAAGACGATCCTGCTTGACGCTGAACTGATGGAATTGAGCGGCCTGGAACAACCCTTGACCGTCCAGGCTTGTCCGAACTGCGGCGGCCTGGGGCGCGTCAGCGGGAGCGACGGCAAGGACTGA
- a CDS encoding L-lactate permease yields the protein MALSLSLTLLPIAVIVLLMTWRRMAADLSGMVGWLLSLLIACLFFSTSWEAGLRASLAGVVSSFPVSLMVLASILQITFMERTGALKRIVVFVKTLAPQDKAVQIMLLNVGAGTLLVSIGATPVSILPPILVALGYSTFVAVALPAIGFDALCTYALLGAPLVVFADLTGTSLVQAAQVFSKFLPMISTLIGFGMLWIVGRWDLVRRGFLPCLIAGMTNGGTAVAISYIPFFASGVVLTGVIAGSCTILVMLLYLKVTGRPIIDRSGLTEADLAVEKQMSLSVALSPWLILCAILMVTNFFPPLFQLLFADWAMPLAIIPGQVIKTRMLWNAYTWVLVSTALSMIWLRPDRTAVSETIAKWLQRAPRPTLAAAVFFAIAFVMNNSGMQNIEGVWKIADPATNMISILAKASASTFGVLYPFVSGYLGLFGGFVSGSEASTIAMFTKYHLLTSKLLNVDPLIVIAGTAIGGGLASVISPAKLQNAAATIDALGIESEVIKTAFVLSALLTAITAVMAQVLAFI from the coding sequence TTGGCTCTTTCTCTTTCTTTGACCCTGCTTCCGATCGCGGTCATCGTTTTGTTGATGACCTGGCGACGGATGGCGGCCGATCTCAGTGGCATGGTAGGATGGTTGCTTAGCCTGTTGATCGCTTGCCTTTTCTTCTCCACCAGTTGGGAGGCGGGATTGCGCGCCAGCCTGGCCGGCGTTGTCTCCTCCTTCCCCGTTTCGCTGATGGTGCTCGCCTCGATTCTCCAGATCACCTTTATGGAACGGACCGGCGCCTTAAAGCGCATCGTCGTTTTTGTCAAAACCCTGGCGCCCCAGGACAAGGCCGTGCAGATCATGCTCCTGAACGTGGGCGCCGGCACGCTCCTCGTCTCCATCGGCGCCACGCCCGTGTCGATCCTGCCGCCGATCCTGGTGGCCCTCGGCTATTCGACCTTTGTCGCCGTGGCGCTGCCGGCCATCGGCTTTGACGCCCTTTGCACCTACGCCCTGCTCGGCGCGCCCCTCGTCGTCTTCGCCGACTTGACCGGCACGTCCCTCGTCCAGGCGGCCCAGGTGTTCTCCAAGTTTCTTCCCATGATTTCCACCCTGATCGGTTTCGGCATGCTCTGGATCGTCGGGCGCTGGGATCTGGTGCGACGGGGCTTCCTGCCCTGCCTGATCGCCGGCATGACCAACGGCGGGACGGCCGTCGCCATCAGTTACATCCCCTTCTTCGCCTCCGGCGTCGTCCTGACGGGCGTGATCGCCGGTTCCTGCACCATCCTGGTGATGCTCCTCTACCTCAAAGTGACGGGGCGGCCGATCATCGACCGTTCCGGCCTGACCGAGGCAGACCTGGCTGTGGAAAAACAGATGTCCCTGTCTGTGGCCCTTTCCCCTTGGTTGATTCTCTGCGCCATCTTGATGGTGACAAACTTTTTCCCGCCCCTCTTCCAACTGCTCTTTGCCGATTGGGCCATGCCCCTGGCGATCATCCCCGGCCAGGTGATCAAGACGCGCATGCTCTGGAACGCCTACACCTGGGTGCTCGTCAGCACGGCCTTGTCGATGATCTGGCTCAGGCCGGACCGGACCGCTGTTTCGGAGACGATCGCCAAGTGGCTCCAACGGGCGCCCCGGCCCACCTTGGCCGCCGCCGTCTTCTTCGCCATCGCCTTTGTGATGAACAACTCGGGCATGCAGAACATCGAAGGCGTCTGGAAGATCGCTGATCCGGCGACCAACATGATCTCCATTCTGGCGAAGGCCTCGGCGTCAACCTTCGGCGTCCTCTATCCCTTTGTCAGCGGCTACCTGGGGCTCTTCGGCGGTTTTGTCAGCGGCAGCGAAGCCTCGACGATCGCCATGTTCACCAAGTACCACCTGCTCACATCAAAACTCCTGAACGTCGACCCCCTGATCGTCATCGCCGGGACGGCCATCGGCGGCGGGTTGGCCAGCGTCATCTCGCCGGCGAAGCTGCAAAATGCCGCCGCCACCATTGACGCCCTCGGCATTGAGAGCGAAGTGATCAAGACGGCTTTCGTGCTGTCGGCGCTGCTGACGGCGATCACGGCGGTGATGGCGCAGGTGTTGGCCTTTATTTGA
- a CDS encoding helix-turn-helix domain-containing protein has product MFGFGIKNKTVRELRKNRGLTAKELAQRLKLDTIDILQIEDIRLKDVPEPLQSKITPILRGDDMDKMKWL; this is encoded by the coding sequence GTGTTTGGCTTTGGCATCAAAAATAAAACGGTGAGAGAACTGCGAAAAAATCGAGGGCTGACGGCCAAGGAACTGGCGCAGCGGCTGAAACTCGACACGATTGATATCCTTCAGATCGAGGACATCCGGCTGAAGGATGTGCCGGAACCGTTGCAATCGAAGATCACCCCGATACTGCGGGGGGATGATATGGATAAGATGAAGTGGTTATGA
- a CDS encoding threonine/serine exporter family protein produces MSSSLQVILTRTANQPVNRAIEFIVNAGRVLLESNAEVYRVQDTVQKMGTALGIDDLESYVTPAGVFVSYVDDEGNPRTYFRRVSKKGVNLSRISAINHLSRQVARKEISLEAAFADLEKIENTPPPYSPLLRLAVISMTAAGSAAIFGGEWMECGLALVMAFLAFLLIDGTKLVAIAYLRELLLGAVGTGLVLAARASINFDIGPVVAGVLVSAIPGAFMVNSVRDIIAGDLISGAIRGLESAGLAAALFGGAGITLSMVGTQYLSEPVVPQPPIIAVSFFVSALFSIFNHAPKGLVFSGGVTGMLSATVLYLAVSNGYTLILGMFWGAIVVAIVSEILARIHLVPVTVFIIGGFMPLLPGIWFFRATIFLFTGNYLDVLEPLMVGFGGIVAVGAGVAIVTAVMRHWKQNRWNIRLDWRYWHKRVKRSL; encoded by the coding sequence ATGAGCAGTTCCTTGCAAGTCATCCTAACCCGCACCGCGAACCAGCCCGTAAACCGGGCCATCGAATTCATCGTCAACGCCGGTCGCGTGCTCCTCGAATCGAACGCCGAGGTGTACCGGGTGCAAGACACGGTCCAAAAGATGGGAACCGCTCTCGGCATCGACGATCTGGAGAGTTATGTCACCCCGGCGGGCGTCTTCGTCAGCTATGTCGATGACGAAGGCAACCCCCGCACCTACTTCCGGCGCGTATCAAAAAAAGGCGTCAATCTCAGCCGGATTTCCGCCATCAATCATCTCTCCCGCCAGGTGGCCCGCAAAGAGATCTCCCTCGAAGCCGCCTTTGCCGATTTGGAAAAAATCGAAAACACGCCGCCCCCCTATTCACCGCTGCTGAGACTCGCCGTCATCTCGATGACGGCAGCCGGTTCCGCCGCCATCTTCGGCGGCGAATGGATGGAATGCGGACTGGCCCTGGTGATGGCCTTTCTCGCCTTTTTGCTGATCGACGGCACCAAACTCGTCGCCATCGCCTATCTGCGCGAACTGCTCCTGGGCGCTGTCGGCACCGGCCTCGTCCTGGCGGCGCGCGCGAGCATCAATTTTGACATCGGCCCCGTTGTGGCCGGGGTGCTGGTATCGGCCATCCCGGGCGCTTTTATGGTCAACTCGGTTCGGGATATCATCGCCGGCGACCTGATCTCCGGCGCCATCCGGGGCCTCGAGTCAGCCGGCCTCGCGGCTGCCCTCTTTGGCGGGGCCGGCATCACGCTGTCCATGGTGGGCACCCAGTACCTGTCCGAACCGGTGGTGCCGCAGCCGCCGATCATCGCCGTCAGCTTTTTCGTTTCCGCTCTCTTCAGCATTTTTAACCATGCGCCGAAGGGACTGGTCTTTTCCGGCGGAGTGACAGGGATGCTCAGCGCCACCGTTCTCTATCTGGCCGTGTCCAATGGTTACACGCTGATCCTGGGCATGTTCTGGGGCGCCATCGTCGTCGCCATCGTCAGCGAGATCCTCGCCCGCATCCACCTCGTACCTGTCACCGTCTTCATCATCGGCGGTTTTATGCCCCTGTTGCCGGGGATTTGGTTTTTCCGGGCCACCATCTTCCTCTTCACGGGAAACTACCTCGACGTCCTGGAACCGCTGATGGTCGGCTTCGGCGGCATTGTCGCCGTGGGCGCCGGCGTGGCCATCGTGACAGCGGTGATGCGGCACTGGAAACAGAACCGGTGGAACATCCGCCTTGACTGGCGCTACTGGCATAAACGGGTGAAGCGGAGCCTGTAG